A window of Halomonas sp. GFAJ-1 contains these coding sequences:
- a CDS encoding transcriptional regulator, whose translation MRFKLIVAMVEDELSDNILQAARDAGATGATVINNARGEGLKKARGIFGMEITAQRDVLLFLAEEHISRHILEAIQRVGEFDETPGTGIAFQIDVEDAVGVKHQIKSLSKSLTQPL comes from the coding sequence ATGCGCTTTAAATTGATTGTAGCGATGGTTGAAGATGAATTAAGCGACAATATTCTGCAGGCCGCCCGTGACGCTGGCGCTACAGGTGCTACCGTGATCAACAATGCCCGAGGCGAAGGGCTGAAAAAAGCGCGGGGCATTTTTGGTATGGAGATAACTGCCCAGCGAGATGTGCTGCTTTTTTTAGCCGAAGAGCATATCAGTCGACATATATTGGAAGCTATTCAACGGGTTGGCGAATTTGATGAAACGCCGGGCACCGGCATTGCGTTTCAAATCGATGTTGAAGATGCCGTTGGCGTTAAGCATCAAATCAAATCACTGTCAAAGTCGTTAACTCAGCCTTTATAA
- a CDS encoding enoyl-CoA hydratase, producing the protein MSAHSSDVIENRTFDEIKVGDRAFLEKRLTMDDIKLFAIMSGDINPSHVDDDYAKRSRFQEVVAHGMWGGALISTVLGTELPGPGTIYLGQTLRFRAPVRLGDVLHVAVRVTNKQSRNHHVIFACECRNQHGDIVIEGEAEVLAPTQKIRRPRAELPAIRLSERGRLHEILTAADHPDPLRMAVVHPVDESSIRGAVESAAQRLIVPVLVGPRAKIEAAANAAEVDISAFELIDTPHSHAAAAKAVALAQDGQVDALMKGSLPTSELLHEVVKREGGLRTERCLSHVMAFDVPTYPRPLFITDAAITIYPTLEQKRDIIQNAVELAHTLGNDNPKVAILSAVETINPNIMSTLDAAALCKMADRGQITGATLDGPLAFDNAISEAAAKTKGIHSPVAGRADILLAPDLEAANMLMKQLSYLADATGAGLVVGARVPIVLTSRADDALTRMASCALALLLADYQQQQSNVSKGE; encoded by the coding sequence ATGTCCGCACATTCCAGCGATGTGATTGAAAATCGTACGTTTGACGAAATAAAAGTGGGTGACAGGGCGTTCTTGGAAAAGCGCTTGACCATGGATGATATCAAACTGTTTGCCATTATGTCGGGAGATATCAACCCGTCGCATGTGGACGATGACTACGCGAAAAGAAGCCGTTTTCAAGAAGTGGTCGCCCACGGGATGTGGGGCGGTGCGCTTATCTCCACCGTGCTGGGCACTGAGTTGCCTGGGCCAGGCACTATATATTTAGGCCAAACGCTGCGCTTTAGAGCGCCTGTTCGCTTGGGTGATGTGCTTCATGTGGCGGTTAGGGTAACAAACAAGCAGTCACGTAACCATCACGTAATATTTGCCTGTGAATGTCGAAATCAGCATGGCGACATTGTGATTGAGGGTGAAGCGGAGGTGCTTGCGCCTACTCAAAAAATCCGTCGCCCCCGGGCAGAGCTTCCGGCCATCCGACTTTCTGAACGTGGGCGGCTTCATGAAATACTTACCGCCGCCGATCACCCTGACCCATTGCGTATGGCCGTGGTTCATCCTGTGGATGAAAGCTCTATAAGAGGGGCGGTGGAGTCTGCCGCGCAGCGGTTAATCGTGCCTGTGCTGGTTGGCCCTAGAGCTAAAATTGAGGCAGCGGCAAACGCGGCCGAGGTTGATATTAGCGCGTTCGAGCTAATCGATACCCCTCATAGCCATGCCGCCGCAGCCAAAGCGGTGGCGTTGGCACAGGATGGCCAAGTAGATGCGCTAATGAAAGGGTCTCTGCCTACTAGCGAACTCCTTCACGAGGTAGTTAAGCGTGAAGGAGGACTGCGCACCGAGCGCTGCCTGAGCCATGTCATGGCATTTGATGTACCCACTTACCCGCGGCCCTTATTCATTACCGATGCTGCCATTACTATTTACCCTACCTTGGAACAAAAACGCGACATTATCCAAAATGCGGTAGAGCTCGCCCACACGCTGGGTAACGACAATCCCAAAGTGGCGATTCTTTCGGCGGTAGAAACCATTAACCCAAATATTATGTCGACACTCGATGCGGCGGCACTGTGCAAAATGGCGGATAGGGGCCAAATTACAGGCGCGACGCTGGATGGCCCCCTGGCGTTTGATAATGCCATATCGGAAGCGGCAGCCAAAACCAAAGGTATTCATTCTCCTGTGGCAGGGCGGGCAGATATTTTATTAGCGCCGGACTTAGAAGCCGCCAACATGCTAATGAAACAACTAAGCTATCTTGCTGATGCTACGGGGGCTGGGCTTGTGGTCGGCGCCAGGGTGCCGATTGTGTTGACGAGTCGTGCTGATGATGCGTTAACGCGTATGGCTTCCTGTGCATTAGCGCTACTGCTGGCCGACTATCAGCAACAGCAGAGTAACGTATCAAAGGGTGAGTAA